The following DNA comes from Candidatus Krumholzibacteriota bacterium.
GGCCAGGGATGCGTAAGGTCCCGCGACCGCGCCTGCTTTCAGCACCAGGAAGAGGTTAGCGAAATCGACATTGCCGAGAAGCATGCCTATCGGGGGCATAATCACATCAGAGACGAGTGATTTGACGATAGTTCCGAACGCCGCTCCGATAATTATACCGACAGCCATGTCGACGACATTACCCTTCATCGCGAATTCCTTGAATTCCTTGAGCATATGCAGCCCTCCTTTTTTCAAGTATGCTGGAATGATGAGCCAACAGTTTGTTTTCTGTCAACTTTTATCTTGAAAAGAACCAGTGGATGTAAGATTCTATATCAAGGGTCTTTCAGGTGAAAATCGGTTTCCGGGAGATGGTTATGAAACGGGCTGTTCTATCTGCAACATGTCTGATTTTCCTCGGCACCAGTATTCCTTCCTTAACTGCCGCGCAGTACAGCGTGGCACATGGCACAGTCACCGCCGGAGGTGGTGTAATATCGGGATCGAACATGATCTACTGCTCGGCTGGAGACGGAGCTGCTGGAATCTCATCAGGCGACTCCGGAGTGATCAAGTCCGGATTCTGGTATCTTGCCGACATCTCTTCCGCCGTCGATGTCGCCTTTGAATTGGTATCCGGCGAGTATTCCGATCTCGCAGTCGTACTGAGGTGGAAAACCAGCGTGCCGGGAATCCTGGGATTCAACATATACAGGATGGATGAGAATGGAGAATTTCCTGTAAGGATCAATAAAGAAATCATCCCCTTCGACATTGTACGTGAATTCAGGGACGCGACGGTGCTGGCCGGTAGAAACTATATCTATACGGTTGAGGCCGTCTGTGACAAAGGAGAGTACATATCTTCCGAATTCAGGATCTTTATACCGGTCATGCCGGTAACGCTTCTTCAGAATCGGCCCAATCCGTTCAACCCCAACACAACGATAAGGTTCTATATTCCATTTGAAGGATATGCCCGGATAGACATCTTCGATTCGCGCGGTGGCAGGGTGAAGAAGCTTTATGATAAATGGGTCTCTGCCGGACATGTAAGCGTCATCTGGAACGGTCTGAACGATAAAGACGAACCTGTCAGTTCAGGAGTATATTACTACAGGCTCACCGCCGGCAAGGAAAAGCAAACCAGGAAGATGATCATTCTCAGATAATTTGTCATACAGGGTTTCACGATCAGATACTCTGGAGTCTTTTCTTCCGCTGTTCTGACCAATCCCCCCGGAGGCCACCTGAAAACCTTATGCCTTGAAAGTATTATTCTGATATAATCGCGGTCGATATCCGGCAGGGAGGAGTGATCGGGCATGGAAGCGGATGACACAGGAAAGAAAAAGGAAAATGACGGAAGTCAGGTCCTTGACCTTATTGACGGCGCTACGGGCGCTATCTCAGATTTTGAAAGGGAAGTGGAAAAGCAGAGGCTTATCGCGGCTGATCCGTCCTATTCGACCGAAGAACGCCTGGAAGCTTACGAGGATATTTTCGACTCCGAGGTGGGAGACACTTCTTTTGTCCGCGCGCGTAATACCGAAAAGGAAGTGGGACTCAGGCAGATATTCTTCAAATACGAGGGAGGCAATCCGAGCGGCACCCAGAAAGACCGTATCGCTTTTGCTCAATCGATGGACGCTCTGCGCAGGGGATTCGATTCGATTACAGTCGCCACTTGCGGAAACTATGGAGTGGCCCTCTCCCTGGCAGCATCGCTTGCAGGACTTCGCTGCGTCGTTTTTATCCCGAAAGATTATCATACTTCCCGGGTCAGGGAGATGACCGATCTTGGAGCCGAAGTGCGGCGTGAAGGAGAGGATTACGAAAGATGCGTCGATATATCGAGGCGGTTCGCTAAAAAGAAAGAATCATACGATGCGAACCCGGGTGGGGATAACACGCAGACGCAGCTGAGATCTTATGGAACGATCGCCCATGAGATCTTTGACGAACTCAGGGACGCGCCGTATGCTCTTGCCGCCCCCGTCTCCAATGGTACGACTCTCACAGGGATCTACAGGGGTTTTCTGAGTCTGTACCGCAGGGGAAAGACCTCAAGGATGCCGCGGATCATTGCCGGTTCTTCGTGGGGGAAAAATCCGATCGTCCAGGCATGGCTTAAGAACCTCCCCTCCTGCCAGGATCTTGAACCGTCGAAGATACACGAGACCAAGACTAATGAGCCACTTATCAACTGGCGCTCGATTGACGGAGATATAGCTCTGGATGCGATTCGCAGGACCGGTGGTTGGGCCGGGGACGCCTCCGATAGAGAGATGGCCCAATTCTCGCGGCTGATAAGGGAAAAGGAGGGTCTGCAAGTCCTTCCCGCATCGACTGCCGGGCTTATCGCGCTGATAGACCGCCACAAGAAGGATCCTCTGCCCAATGACAGATATGTAGTAGTCCTGACCGGGAGAAAGATATGAACGATCCTTTGGAAGCTAATGCCATAGTGTATTGCGAGGGGGCTTTCAACACGCCAAACGGAAAGACGGCGCACGGGCTGGTCCGTTTTACAAGGAGATACAGAGTCCTCTCAGTTATCGATTCGAAATACGCTGGGATGGATTCAGGTACTGTCCTCGACGGAAAAGAGAATGGTATACCTCTTTTCGAAAGCCTCTCCTCCGCGGCGCGGGTTGCCAAAGAGGCGGGAAGCCCCGCGGACCGGATGGTCATAGGGATTGCGCCGGACGGTGGGAGACTGAGCATGGGGGCGAGAAATGATATCAAGACCGCAATCTCAATGGGATTGAACATCGATTGCGGCCTGCATGATTTTCTCGGCGATGATACGGAAATATCATCCCTGGCAAAGAAATACGGTGTAAGGATTCGTGATGTCCGAAAGACTCCCCCGAGAAGCGAACTCCATTTCTTCAGCGGAAAGATCGAGGAAGTATCAGCTTTGAAGGTAGCCGTACTCGGCACGGATTCAGCGGTCGGCAAAAGGACGACGGCATGGATCCTGATCGACGCGCTTGAAAAAAAAGGGATGGGGGCGGAGATGGTCGGGACGGGCCAGACCGCCTGGATGCAGGGCGCCCGATATTCGATACTGCTTGATTCCCTGATCAACGATTTCGTCTCCGGCGAGATTGAGCATGCAGTCTGGAGCGCGTGGAAAGAACGCTCGCCGGATGTCATAGTGATCGAAGGACAGGGAAGTCTTATGAATCCGGCCTACCCGGGAGGATTCGAGATACTTGCCGCCGGCAGGCCCGACATGGTAATACTCCAGCACGCGCCGGCCAGAATCGAGTACGACGGTTTTCCGGGGTATCCGATACAACCCCTGACGCGCCAGATACAGGCCATTGAAATCGTTTCTGACAGGAAAGTCGTGGCGGTCACGGTCAATCACGAGGGAATGGAGATGGAGGATGTACCGGTTGCCTGTGAGAAGATCACTGCCGAGACGGGACTTCCCGCTTTCGATGTGCTTCTCGATGGCGGTGGCCGGCTTGCATCGGAGATCATGGGAAAAGCCGGTCTTTATAAGAAATAATAACTTGTTCCGCCGGCATGGGGCGGCGGGGAAAGACAAGGTGAACGGCGATGGACGCCGGAAATAAAAAAGTCAACGAACCTGAAAGTATCAACGATATCTTCAGAACAATTCGCGCCTTCGACACTCTCGAAGTCGGACCTGTCAGGATCGAGAAGAGGCGACTCGTCGCTCCCTATACGGTATCGAATGGTAAGATCAGCGAATCTGTAGACCTCATCTACAGATACGAGGAAGATGTGTTTGACCCCGATGATGCCGCTTCCATCAATCTCGCTTCGATGATGGCGGCCCAGATCGCTCTGAATTACGGTCTTTTCTGCGGAAAGATCATTTTAAGGGGGCCTTTTGATGACGCCGATCGAAGGTTTATTATCGATATGGCGAAGAATACCGCTAGAGAGATATTTGTCATCAAGCTTCTCAATCCCAATCCTTTCCTCACCGGCAAGTCAGCCGGGCTTTCTCCGGTAAAGGCGAAGGATTACGTCCAGGCGGCGATAGAGTTTCCGGACCCGCCATTCAAAAGCCGCGATGGCCTTCGTTTTACCGCGTCCGACAGGAACAGCTGCGCCATATTGTCGAGCGGAGGGAAGGACAGCCTTCTCACGTATGGAATGCTCAACGAGACCGGAAAATCGGTTCACCCGGTCTTCGTGAATGAATCGGGCCGGCACTGGTTCACCGCTCTTAATTCATACAGATATTTCAAGGACAACGTGCCGAACACAAGCCGCGTCTGGGTCAACTCGGACAGGGTCTTCGCATGGTTTCTCCGCAGGATACCTTTCGTGCGTCAGGATTTCGCCAATCTGCGCGCCGATCAATATCCACTTCGCCTGTGGACGGTAGCCGTCTTCGTTTTTGGCGCGCTCCCCGTAGCTCTCAGGCGGGGTCTGGGGAGACTCTGTCTTGGAGATGAATATGACTCTACCCAGCGCTCTTCTTTTCAGGGGATCACGCACTATAATGGATATTTTGATCAGAGCAGGCATTTTGACAACTATTTTTCGAGGTATTATCTGAGAAAAGGCTGGGGTCTAAGCCAGTTCTCGATTCTCAGGCCACTGTCCGAGATGCTCATCGAGAAGATCCTCGTCGAAAGGTATCCGGACCTTCAGACTCACCAGGTTTCCTGCCATGCCACGCATGTCGAGAAAGGGCGGGTCTTTCCCTGTGGCAAATGCGAGAAATGCAGGAGGATAGTGGGGATGCTCAAGGTCATAGGCGCTGATCCGGCAAGATGCGGGTATACACCGCGGCAACAGGAAGATTGCCTCGCGGCAATAGCGGCAAAGGGAGTCCACCAGGAATCCGGTGGCGCTGATAACCTTTACCTGTCACTCAGTGAGAAGGGATTGATAGTTCTCCCCCCTGAAAGGCGAAAGAGCCTCGTTTACCATCCCGAGATAATGAAGATGCGTTTCGATCCCAGGCGGTCCGTGCTCGAGGAGATACCTGTGGATATGAGAAAGCCTCTTCTGAAAATTATGATGGAGCACGCTGACGGAGCTCTGCGGCTTGAAGACCGTAAGTGGGTCGATTACGATCCTTTCGCGTCGTCATCGATAGGCAAGCCATATCCTTTCGAACCTGAACTTGTCGGGTCACCTGGCAGCGGCCGGGTCGAGGCGCCGACAGGTCCGCGGTCCTGGATGTGGAGCGATCTGACCTGGCCGGAGATGGAGAAACGGCTCTCGGAAGTGGATGTGGCTATTCTACCGGTCGGATCTATCGAACAGCACGGTCCCCATCTTCCGCTCGATACGGACGCTTTCGATGCCGACTATCTCGCTCAGAGGATCGCCGAAGCGTGCAGCAGCCCGAAACCGCTCGTGCTCCCCGGGATATCATACGGAGTATCTTATGAACATACGGATTTCAAGGGGACGCTGGGGATATCCAACAACACCCTTTCGAGACTGATCTATGATATAGGCATCAGCGCCGCCAAGAACGGGATCAACAAGCTTGTCATCGTGAACGGACACGGGGGCAACATGCCGGCGCTAAACTATGCCGCCCAGATGATAACGCGCGATACGAAGATATTCGTCTGTGTCGACACGGGCGAGACGAGCGACGTCGATATTTACAGGCTGGCCGAGACGAGCGAGGATATCCACGCGGGAGAGATCGAGACGAGCACAAGCCTCGCGATCCGCCCCCACCTGGTGAAGATGGACAAGGCGAAGAAGAATATCCCCCGTTTTTCAAGCCGGTATCTCTTTTTCTCCTCCAAGAGGAACGTTCCATGGTATGTGCATACGAAAAGGATATCAAAGGACGGCGTGATCGGCGATCCGACGAAAGCCTCCGCGGAAAAAGGCGAACAGATGTGGCGGGCGATGATCTCCCACCTGGTGTCGCTGGTCGAAGACCTCAAGAGTATGACGCTGGACGAGATTTACCAGCGCCGGTATTGAAAGGACCTCATCATGAGGATCACAAGGGTCGATTACTGGCGCTGCAGGATGCGTCTCGCTGTTCCATACAAGATAGCATACGAGACGATCGACTTCACCGAGAACGTATTCCTCAGAGTTGAGACAGGTGAGGGAATCACAGGATACGGATGCGCCGCTCCCGATCTGGAGGTGACGGGAGAAACGCCTGAAAGCGTCGAGGCGGCTGTGTCAGGCGTCATTGAACCGGCACTGGTCGGGTCAGATCCACTGAGAACAGCGTTGCAACTCTCCAAACTTTCGAAACTGTTGAAAGAGAATCCCTCCGCGGTGGCGATGGCCGATATGGCGCTTTATGACATCCTTGGGAAAAAGGCCGGACTTCCGGTATACAAGCTGCTCGGTGGTTTCAGGG
Coding sequences within:
- a CDS encoding T9SS type A sorting domain-containing protein encodes the protein MKRAVLSATCLIFLGTSIPSLTAAQYSVAHGTVTAGGGVISGSNMIYCSAGDGAAGISSGDSGVIKSGFWYLADISSAVDVAFELVSGEYSDLAVVLRWKTSVPGILGFNIYRMDENGEFPVRINKEIIPFDIVREFRDATVLAGRNYIYTVEAVCDKGEYISSEFRIFIPVMPVTLLQNRPNPFNPNTTIRFYIPFEGYARIDIFDSRGGRVKKLYDKWVSAGHVSVIWNGLNDKDEPVSSGVYYYRLTAGKEKQTRKMIILR
- a CDS encoding DUF1611 domain-containing protein, which encodes MNDPLEANAIVYCEGAFNTPNGKTAHGLVRFTRRYRVLSVIDSKYAGMDSGTVLDGKENGIPLFESLSSAARVAKEAGSPADRMVIGIAPDGGRLSMGARNDIKTAISMGLNIDCGLHDFLGDDTEISSLAKKYGVRIRDVRKTPPRSELHFFSGKIEEVSALKVAVLGTDSAVGKRTTAWILIDALEKKGMGAEMVGTGQTAWMQGARYSILLDSLINDFVSGEIEHAVWSAWKERSPDVIVIEGQGSLMNPAYPGGFEILAAGRPDMVILQHAPARIEYDGFPGYPIQPLTRQIQAIEIVSDRKVVAVTVNHEGMEMEDVPVACEKITAETGLPAFDVLLDGGGRLASEIMGKAGLYKK
- a CDS encoding pyridoxal-phosphate dependent enzyme, with amino-acid sequence MEADDTGKKKENDGSQVLDLIDGATGAISDFEREVEKQRLIAADPSYSTEERLEAYEDIFDSEVGDTSFVRARNTEKEVGLRQIFFKYEGGNPSGTQKDRIAFAQSMDALRRGFDSITVATCGNYGVALSLAASLAGLRCVVFIPKDYHTSRVREMTDLGAEVRREGEDYERCVDISRRFAKKKESYDANPGGDNTQTQLRSYGTIAHEIFDELRDAPYALAAPVSNGTTLTGIYRGFLSLYRRGKTSRMPRIIAGSSWGKNPIVQAWLKNLPSCQDLEPSKIHETKTNEPLINWRSIDGDIALDAIRRTGGWAGDASDREMAQFSRLIREKEGLQVLPASTAGLIALIDRHKKDPLPNDRYVVVLTGRKI
- a CDS encoding creatininase family protein, with protein sequence MDAGNKKVNEPESINDIFRTIRAFDTLEVGPVRIEKRRLVAPYTVSNGKISESVDLIYRYEEDVFDPDDAASINLASMMAAQIALNYGLFCGKIILRGPFDDADRRFIIDMAKNTAREIFVIKLLNPNPFLTGKSAGLSPVKAKDYVQAAIEFPDPPFKSRDGLRFTASDRNSCAILSSGGKDSLLTYGMLNETGKSVHPVFVNESGRHWFTALNSYRYFKDNVPNTSRVWVNSDRVFAWFLRRIPFVRQDFANLRADQYPLRLWTVAVFVFGALPVALRRGLGRLCLGDEYDSTQRSSFQGITHYNGYFDQSRHFDNYFSRYYLRKGWGLSQFSILRPLSEMLIEKILVERYPDLQTHQVSCHATHVEKGRVFPCGKCEKCRRIVGMLKVIGADPARCGYTPRQQEDCLAAIAAKGVHQESGGADNLYLSLSEKGLIVLPPERRKSLVYHPEIMKMRFDPRRSVLEEIPVDMRKPLLKIMMEHADGALRLEDRKWVDYDPFASSSIGKPYPFEPELVGSPGSGRVEAPTGPRSWMWSDLTWPEMEKRLSEVDVAILPVGSIEQHGPHLPLDTDAFDADYLAQRIAEACSSPKPLVLPGISYGVSYEHTDFKGTLGISNNTLSRLIYDIGISAAKNGINKLVIVNGHGGNMPALNYAAQMITRDTKIFVCVDTGETSDVDIYRLAETSEDIHAGEIETSTSLAIRPHLVKMDKAKKNIPRFSSRYLFFSSKRNVPWYVHTKRISKDGVIGDPTKASAEKGEQMWRAMISHLVSLVEDLKSMTLDEIYQRRY